AGCCCAGGAGCTGTTGAAACGGAAGCGTCCAGGAACCCGGTGGGCCTCCCGGACTTCAAATCCGGTGTCCGGCTCTAGACAAGCTGGAGGTGGGTTCGACTCCCACACGCTTCCGCCATCGAGGGAGCATGGCTAAGCGCGATCAGGGGCGGAAGGTGAGTCGGCGTACCCGGCGTCAGTGGCAAGCCGTCGGGCTCGTCGTGGCGGTGCTCGTCGCTGTGGTGGTCGGCTACTTCGCCTATCGGGCGGCGGCCGATCTGCCCGGTGTGTCCATGCCCGACCAGGGCAATCGCCACATCCAGCGGGCCACCGACCCGCACGAAGCCTACAACAGCGACCCGCCCACCTCGGGGTCGCACCTTCCGTACCTCGCCCCCTGGGGGATTCATACCCGACCCATCGAGCGCGAGCTGCAGGTGCACAATCTCGAGGACGGCGGGGTGCTGGTGCAGTACAACTGCGAATGCCCGGAGCTCGTCGAGCAGCTCAAGAGCGTCGTCCGTGATTACGAGAAGTTCGTCATCCTGGCTCCATATCCCGGCCTGAAGCACAAGATCGCGCTGACCGCGTGGACGCGCATCGACACGCTGGATGGGTACGACGAGCGGCGCATCCGCCGCTTCATCGACAGGTACCGTGGGATCGACCATCACAAGTAGGACCGGCCTGGCGGCGCTGTTCCTGGCCCTGTGCGGGTGCTCGCGCCTCTTCGTCTCGCCGCTGTCGCCGCCGACATTCCGGGCCGAGGTGCCCGCCACCTACGAGGAGACCTGGTCCGCATTGGTGCGAGCCCTGGCCCAGCAGAACGTGCCCCTGCGGGCCATCGCCCGCGACTCGGGCGTGGTGGCCTCGGACGAGTTCGTGTCGCCGATCAATCTCTATGCCGACTGCGGGCAGCTGGGCGGTGATCAGCTCGAAGGGGAGGCCCTCGTCTCCTTCACCATCTTCGCCGAGCCCAACGGCGCCACGACCTTGATCCAGGTGAACTCCAAGATGCGCACCCAGGCGCATCGGCGGGGCCACTCCGGCAAGCTCAGGCCCACGCCCGTCTACCAGTGCGCCTCTACGGGACGGTTCGAGGCCAACCTGGTCGACACCGTCCGTGAGTTCGTGAGGAAATAGGCGTGGCGCCGCGCCTGGCCGACCTCGTCCGCAAAGCTCGCCGCCTGGCGGCCGAGCGCGACCGGCTCGTCGACACTCTCGCCACCGAGTGGGCGCGGGCCTTGCGGGGTCAGCGGCTCTCGCCCGCCGACCTCGAAGAGTTCTGGGCGGGCTTGACCGAAGAGGCCGTGCGCCGGGCCGGTCGTATCAACGACGGCCGCTGGACCCAGCAGGCGTGGCGCCGGGAGGCTCAGGAGATCGTCGCGCGGGTCCGCGAGCGCGTCGAGGCCGTGCTCCGTGAGCACTGAGGGGACCTCGGCCCTTCGGGCCCTCCCCTCGGTCGACGCCCTCGTTCGGCAGGTCGCGCAGAGCCCGGAGAGCCGAGCGCTGCCCCGGGCGCGCCTGACGGCGCTGGTCCGCGACGTCCTCGATGCCGAGCGTCAGCGCGTCCGCGCCGGCCGTGACCGTCCCCCGGACGCCAGCAGCCTGGCCGCCCGGATCCTCGAGGAGATCAGGCGTACCGGGCCCTTCTCGCTACGGCCTGTGATCAACGCCACCGGGGTCGTCCTGCACACGAACCTGGGGCGCGCCCTGCTGAGCCCACTGGCGCTGGAGCGGCTCGGAGGGATCGGCGGGGAGTACTCGAATCTCGAGCTGGACCTGGCCTCCA
The window above is part of the Candidatus Methylomirabilota bacterium genome. Proteins encoded here:
- a CDS encoding DUF3105 domain-containing protein translates to MAKRDQGRKVSRRTRRQWQAVGLVVAVLVAVVVGYFAYRAAADLPGVSMPDQGNRHIQRATDPHEAYNSDPPTSGSHLPYLAPWGIHTRPIERELQVHNLEDGGVLVQYNCECPELVEQLKSVVRDYEKFVILAPYPGLKHKIALTAWTRIDTLDGYDERRIRRFIDRYRGIDHHK